The genomic window GGCGCCCGCGGCATCCGGGTCGTGGAGGCCCAGCGACCCGGCGCCGGCGACCCGCGCCGCCAGGCCGCGGTCCTCTCGGACGGGCTCGCCCAGCTCCAGGGCCAGCTCCGGTCGGAGATCGATCAGGAGAAGGCCCAGGTGGACCAGCTCGTCGGCCGCCTCCGGGCCCTCCGCCAGGAGCATCAGCAGTCCCAGGAACTCGCGTCGCCCGCCCGGCGCATCGACGACGAGCCCGCGACCAAGAAGTGAGGGCCCCGTGCCCGCGGACGCCCCCGCCCGCACCCGCTCCGGGCGTTGCGAATCGCCCCGCGGCGGGTTAAGGTGGGGGCGCCTGCCGGGCGTGGCCGGGAGGCTCATCGAACCAGGCCGCGGACGCGACGACGCGGCGCGGTCCGATACCGGACGCGGAGACCCTCCCACCATGACGCCGACCTCATCCCGCCGCCTCGCCCCCGCCCTCGCCCTCCTCGCCGCCGGCCTGCTGACCCCGACCTTCGGCCCCGGCCCCGCCCTCGCCCAGGACAAGAAGCCCGAGGCCAAGAAGGCCGAGGAGAAGAAGCCGGCGCCGAAGCCGGACGACAAGAAGCCCGACGCCAAGAAGGCCGAGGAGAAGAAGCCCGAGGCCAAGAAGCCGGACGACAAGAAGCCGGCGCCGAAGCCCGAGGAGAAGAAGCCCGAGGCCAAGCCCGCGCCGGCCCCGGCCCCCGCCCCGGCCCCGGCCGAGGACCCGGCCAAGCTGAAGGCGCAGGTCGCCGCGCTCCAGGCGGAGGTGGCCCAGCTCAAGCTGAAGGTGGCGAGCCTGGAGCTGGAGAAGCTCGGCGCCAGCGTCAACGTGGACAAGGGGAAGGACGGCAAGGACATCGCCACGGTGAACATCCTCAAGAAGTGGAGCGGCGACAAGGACGCGCTCCAGCTCCTGAAGAACGTCCCGAACCTCCAGGTCGTCTACATCGACAACGGCCAGGTCAACGACGCGGCGCTCGCCCCCCTGAAGGACGTGCCCTCGCTGAGCGCCCTGACGATCATGAGCCCGCAGGTCACCGACGCCGGCCTGGACACGGTGAAGAACCTGGGCGGCCTGACGATGCTCTTCCTGACCAGCTCCAAGGTCGGCGACAAGGGCCTGGCGCAGCTCAAGGGCCTCAAGAACCTCCAGGTCCTGGCCCTCAGCCGGACCGAGGTCACCGACGCCGGCCTCGACGCCCTCAAGGACATCAAGTCGCTGAAGTCCGTCTACCTGATCGGCACCAAGGTCACGCCCCCCGCCATCGAGAAGCTCAAGCAGGCCGTGCCGGGCGTGGCCGTGTACAAGTGATGTCGGCGGAGATTTCCCAAGAGGTGTGCCGAGCGCAGGCCCCATCGCGCGAGCTGACGCGACGGTGATATCGCGTGAGCTGACGCGACGGTGCCACGGCCTCCGACTCCCTCTCTGCGACGTCCCGGGCAAAATCCTTCCCCTCTCCCGCTCGGCGGGAGAGGGCCAGGGTGAGGGTCTTCCGGTTCCGGCATCGCGGTACGCGCCCGGACCGGAGAACACCTCACAACGGGTCTCGGGGCCGTTGGTGATCCGAGTCTCGCCCTGCCCTCACCCCGCCCCTCTCCCGCCGAGCGGGAGAGGGAGATATCCTCTCGGTCGCAGCTCGATGTCGTGGTGGAGCCCGGGAAGGTGCCCTCCATGGGACGTCCGGCCGCCCGGCCATCCGCATCATGGCCGCGGGCCTTCTCGTCTCCAAACGGTGCATCCTTAAGGTTCCGCCTTCCCTCTGGCGACGAGGTCGACCTCGTGCGGGCCCGTCCCCTTAACCTCGACCTCGGCCGTCGCGACGGCCTCGCCGCGCGACCGCGCGGAGACGACCCAGCGGCCCGGCCAGAGGCCCGCGAGGTCCACGCGGTCGCAGCCCTCGTCGTCCCGGAACGCCCGCCGCGCCACGACGCCCCGCGGGCCGGTCGCCACCACCTCGTCGGGCACGGGCGTGGGCCGCTCGAAGCGGATCCCACCGCGGAGTATGGCGCCGGGCTCGAGCTGTCGCTCGCCGATATCCACCGCGTTGTCTCTCACCTGCACGTCTTCCACCCGGGCGAATCGACCCGAGGTCGGGTCGCGGATGAACAGCGTGTACGCGCCGGGCGGGAGGTAGCGGATGCAGAAATTGCCTTTGCCGTCGCAGCGGGCCTGCCGTGACGCACCGCGATTCTCCGCGGCCACGGCGGTCACCTCGACCGGCCAATCGGAGATGCCCCTCGGCGATGGGACCTTGCCCTTGATGCAGCCCCCGCCGAGCGGGATGCGCACCTCGCCACGGCCGCCGGGCGGGACGACGACCGACGCGTCGAACAGGGGCAGGCCTTCGCGGCCCTTGAAGTCATGCCAGTCCCGGACCCGCAGCCGGTACGTCCCGGGGGCGACGTCGGGCAGCACGACCTTCCCCTCCGCATCCAGGTCTACCCAGCCGGGGAAGGCGAACGAGAGCGGGGCGTTCGAGAGGGGCATGAGCTCCACCCAGAAGACCGGCTCCCTGGCCCTGACGCTCCGGTTGCTCAGCGCCGCGAAGGTCCCCGAAATGGACGCGAAGTCCTCTGCCCTCCGCGAGGCGTCGAGTCCCGTCCCGGACACGAACTGAGACGCCGATCCGTCCCCGATCGCGGGGGCCAGGGTGAACGGACGCCGGGCATCGGGGGCGAACGCGAGGACCCGAGTCGTCTGCCCCTCCGCGACCAGGGCATACCAGGTGTAGGCCAACTGCACGTCGCCGGTCAGGTAAAGGAAGCTGACCGCGTTCAGGCCGACGGGCACGCGGTCCACGCGGAAGCGGCCGTCCTCGTCGGACAGGAAGGGGATGCTGTGGAGATGGTCCTCGCCCCTGGGGTCGAGGTCGATCGTCTCGCACACCTCGGGGCTGTAGTCGCCGACATACCCATCACCGAATGCCCAGGGAGCACCGCCCTCCCCTTTCGGATGCCAGACGCGGCCCTCGATGCGGCCCGTCGCGACCGGAATCCGGATCGGCAACGCCCCCATGTCGATGCCCTCGGCCGGTACGTCGATCAGCAGGGATGTCCTGAGCATGTCCTGGACGTCGACGATCAGCCAGTAGCGGTCGGGGCGGACATCCTCGAAGCGTAACGACCCATCGGGGCCCAGCCTGGCCGCACGGGCCTCGAGGTCCTCGGCGGCCCAGGCGACGATATCGCCTCCCACATTGGCATCGTCGTGCCGGAGCGTTAGCGTCGCCCTGACGCGTCCCCGGAGGCCCTCCGGCACGTCGAGCCGACCCGACACCGCGACGCCCCGCGAGAGCGTGATCTCGACCGGCGGGCCGCCGCGGCGGAGGTCGGTCCAGCCTTCCCACGGCGCGAATCCTGGGGCGACGACGCAGATCCAGCTCCGGCCCTCCTTCGCGAGGTCGAGGCGGAAGCGCCCGTCGTCGCCGCGGATGTCCCTCCGGTCCATGTCCTCGTCCGCCTCGCGCACGCCGGGCCCGGCGGCGATGGTATAGGCAGCGACCGGGCGGCCGTCGGGGCCGACGACGCGGCCCGTGAGCGCGATCGTGGGCTCCATCACGACCTCGAGCCCGCCTCGCCGACGTGCGTCCTCCAGCGACTCCGGCGTCAGGTGCTTGTCGATGATTCCCGCCTTCCGCAGCCGACCGTAACTCACCTCGGAGCCCTTCACGCGCAGCACCCCGTCGTGGCCTGAGACGCCCTCGGATTTGGCCCCGTAGTCGAATGCCATCCCCTCCAGCCGCTTGCCCGTCGAGTCCACGACCGTGATCGTGAGCGCGGCGCCAGGCTCCCGCTTCAGGAACACATCCTGGATGTTGTCCACCTTCCGGACTTTGGAGAAATCCACGTCCGAGGCGTAGTCGGGATGGGACGCCGCAACCCCGTGCTCGGGATCGACCCCGCGGACCTCGTACCGGCCGGCCGCATCGGTCGTGACCTGCCTGTCCTCGTCGGGCCACCAGATCTCCTTCCCATGGAGCTTCAACGGGGCGACCTTCGCCCCGGCGATCGGCGCCTTCGTCTCCGCGTCGCGGACGACGCCCCGCACGACGATACCCGGGCGGAGACGGACGACGAGCCCTCGTTCTCGATCATCGGACCGGAGCAGCATGCGCTCGAGCTCCGGATGCCCTCCCACGAAGTCGGCCGCTTCCACTTCCAGGTTCAACCGGCATGGCCGCGGCAGCCGGAGCTGCAGTATTCCGTCCGGCGACTCGACCTGCGTCCAGCCGTCCGCATCCCGCGAGCCCTGACGCCGCGGCTCGTACCACATTTGATAGCGGAACGACCGGACCGGCTCACCGGTCCTCTCATTCACGACGGTTACCGTGAAGGGGATGAGGTCGTCCTCCGCGATCGGGAGGAACATGAGCATCGCGAGGGAGATGACGTGCGCGAGCATGACGGGAGACCTCCTTGGTCTCTTGTCAGCAAAGCATGTTCGATCGACGAACGCAATGTCGGCGATGAATGGAACAGCCGGCAGCCCCCTCGCATGTCGCAGGCGGTCGCCCCCTCTCCCTAACCCTCCCCCGCGGTGGGGGGAGCGACTGTGTTGGGAGTCAAGTGTTTTGTGCCAGTTTCGCGGCGATCTCCGGGTCCCACGGCTTGCCGGCCTTGAGGATGGCGTTGGCGATGACCAGCAGCTTCCGCGCGACCGCCACCAGGATCACCTTGGGCCTCTTGCCGGCCGCTTCCAGCCGGTCAGCCAGGGCCCGCAGCGCCGGGTTGAACCGCCGCGCCGACAGCGCCGCCATGTACAGCACCGCGCGCACCTGCCCCCGCCCCCCGGCGATCCGCCGCGGCCCGCTGCGCCGCCCGCTGTCGTCGGCCAGCGGCGCCAGCCCCGCCAGCGCCGCGGCCCGGCGGCGGCTGATCGTCCCCAGCTCCGGCAGGCCCGCCAGCAGCGTCCGCGACAGCACCGGCCCGACCCCCGGGATCCCGCGCAGCAGGTCGTCCCTCTCCCGCCACGCCGGGCTGGAGCGGATCCGCTCGTCCAGCTCGCGGTCGATCTCCTCGATGTGCTCGCCCAGCCACCGCAGGTGCGCCTCCAGGTCCCGCAGCACCCGCCCCCGGGCGGTCGCCTTGCGGTTCTCCTCCATCGTCCGCATGCCCACCAGCTGGCGGCGGCGGTCCAGCAGGGCGTCCAGCCCCCGCGCCGCCTCGTCGGGCAGCGGCCGCGGCTCGGCCTTGATGGCGGCGGCGAAGTGGGCCAGCGCCTTGGCGTCGATGGCGTCGGTCTTGGCCAGGTACCCCATCGCCTTGGCGAAGTCGCGGGCCTGGCGCGGGTTGACGACCATCACCGGCAACCCGGCCGCGGCCAGGGCCGCGGCGGCGGCCGCCTCCAGGCCGCCGGTGGCCTCCATGACCACCCGGCGGGGCCGTCGCGGGGCCAGCCGCCCCGCCAGGGCGGCGTGGCCGGCGGGGTCGTTGTCGACGGCGAAGGGCGGCTCGTCGCCGATGGCGACGTCCAGCCTGGCCTTGGAGACGTCGATGCCGACGAAGACCTCGGGGGTGGCGGGCTCCATGCGTCGCGGCTCCTGGTCGGTGGTCTCGGTCGTCGCCGCGGCTCGCCCTGCCTTGCTATGCGGCCTCGAGGGCCTCTCGACTGTCCGGGCTCCGCGCCGGGCTGTGTGGCGGGGCGGCGACCCTGGCTCTCCCGCGGCCTCGATGGGCCTGAGGGGTGTCGGTCTGCCGCCCCGTGGTCCCTTGCTATCAGTGCTCACCATCGCCCCCTTTTGCAATATACAAGGGGATAAGCAGGAGGCTTCGGCCTGGGTTGTGGGTTCGATCTCAGCTTCGCGAGGGGGAGAAACCACCCACGCTCCCTCCGATACCAGGGGAGTCCACCGGGGCGGGCTTAGATCGCGCGCAGACGCCCCCCTCCCGTCCCGCGGAGGGATCGGGAGGAGGGGGGGACGCGGCCGGGGGTTGAGACCTGGGATCAGGTCAGCCCCGGCAGCGAGGGAGGACGCGCTCGGAGAAGGCCTGCAGGAAGGCGTCGGGCGCGGGGCCGACGTGGTGCAGGTAGATCTCGTCGAAGCCGGCCTCGATGTCGCCCTTCAGCCACTCGACGTGGCGATCGAGGTCGGCGGAGATGCGGAGCTTGTCGCGGATGTCGTCCACGGTCGCGCCGGCCGTCTCTCGGTCGAAGTCCGCGGGGGCGGCCAGGTCCTGGTTCTTGGCGAGGTCCACCGTCGCCACCGGCCAGCGGCGGAGCGCCTCGCTGAGGGCCTGCGACTCGTCCTCGGCGTAGCTGACCGCGGCCTGGAGCGCCATCGGCTTGGAGGCCCCGCCTCCGCGGCGGAAGGCGGCGACGATCTTCCGCAGGTCCGCCGGCTCCTTGCCGACGGTGATCAGGCCGTCGGCCCAGCCGCCGACCCACTCCGCCGTCTCCTCCGTGATCGCGGCGCCCATGATCCGCGGCGGCCGCTCGGGCCTCGTGTAGAGCTTCGCCCCGCGCACCTTGAACCAGGGGGTGTCGTGGTCCACCGTCTCGCCCGCCCACAGGGCGCGGATCACCTTCACCGCCTCGAGCAGCCGCGCCTGGCGCTCGGGCTTGGCGGGCCACGGGGCGCCGTCGATGTGCTCGTTGAGGTACTGCCCGGTGCCCAGGGCCACCCAGAATCGGCCCGGGAACATCGAGGCGAGCGTGGCCGAGGCCTGGGCGACGATCGCCGGGTGGTAGCGCTGGCCCGGCGCGCAGACGGTCCCGAAGGTGAGGCCCGTCGCCTGCATCGCCGCGCCCAGCCAGGACCAGGTGAAGCCGCTCTCCCCCTGGGACTCGGTCCAGGGGTGGAAGTGATCCGAGCACATCGCCCCGTCGAAGCCGAGCCGCTCCGCGTCCCGGGCCCTCCGGAGCAGCTCGCCGGGCGGGAATAGCTCGTGCGACGCGTGGAAGCCGATCCGCGCCATCAGGGTCCCTCCAGCGGCACGGGCTTCAGGACGACGGTGGCGCGGCCGGGCATCCGCCACTCGGTCTCGCTCTCGAAGGGCGGGGCGCCGCAGCCGCCGTACTGCGGGTGCTCGCTGTACCAGAGGATCTCCCACCGGCGGCCCTTCGGCGGGGCCATCAAGGGCTCGGAGGCGGGGTTCGGGAAGATGTCGCGGCCCAGGTTGGTCAGCACCAGGCGGCAGTCGTCCTTCTCGCCGAAGTAGCGGAGCAGGTACGCGTCCGGGCCGATCACCGCCCCGAAGATGCGGTCCGCCCGCTGGGTGCGGAAGATCGGATCCTCGCGCCTCAGCCTGAGGAGGTCGCGGTGCAAGGCCAGCAGCCCCGGGTGCCGGGCCCGCTCCGAGAAGTCGAGCTTGGAGCCCACGAAGGTCTCGATGGCCGCGGGGTTGGGCAGGTACTCCTGGAAGTCCGGGTTGGCGATGCTCCGGAACGTCGAGAGGAACTCGATGCGCCCCTGCTGCACCTTGCTGGCGAGGTCGTCCACGTGGTCGGCGAAGTACAGGAACGGGTTGGTCGCCCCGAATTCCTGCCCCTGGAAGAACATGGGCGTGCCGGGGGCCAGCAGCCAGGCCGCCGCCATCGCCTTATACTGCGCCGGGCTCGTCAGCGAGTAGAGGCGGTCGCCCCGCGCCGAGTTCGAGACCTGGTCGTGGTTCTCCAGGAAGGTGACGAACGACCACGCGGGGAGCCCGTAGGTGGAGCTGCCCCGCGCGCGGCCCAGCCACCGGAAATACTGGCCCTGGAACAGGAAGCCCCACTTGATCGCCGAGATGAACTCCTGCGGCGAGCCCTGGTAGTCCGAGTAGTAGGCCTCGGAGCGGCCCGTGAGGGCCACCATCGCGCTGTGGTGGAAGTCGTCGTTCCACTGGGCGTCGAGGCCGTAGCCCCCCTCCGAGGGCGGCCGCACGCGGACGGTCTCCTGGGAGTCGTCCTCGGCGATCAGCAGGATCGGGCGGTCGCCGGCCATCTTCCGGGCGTGGCGGGCCATGGCGGCCAGGAAGTGGTCGTCCGACTCGTCGTGGATCGCCTGGGTCGCGTCCAGGCGCAGGCCGTCGAGGTGGAACTCCCTGATCCAGTAGCCGGCGTTGGCGATGAAGAACTCCCGCACCGGGCCGCTGCCCTCGCCGTCGAAGTTCAGCGAGTCGCCCCACTCGGTCTTCTCGCGGACCCGGTGGTAGTAGTCGTCGGAGAACTCCCTGTGGTAGGCGCCGTCGGGGCCGAGGTGGTTGTAGACGACGTCCAGGAGCACGGCCAGCCCCAGGCGATGGGCCTCGTCCACGAACCGGCGGAAGTCGTCCGGCGTGCCGTACACGTGATACGGGGCGAACAGGTCCACGCCGTCGTAGCCCCAGCCGAAGCGGCCGGGGAACTCGGCCACGGGCATCACCTCCAGGCACGTGATGCCCAGCTCCTTGAGCGCCGGGAGCTCCGCGATGGCGGACTTCCACGTGCCGTCGCGGGTGAACGTCCCGATGTGCAGCTCGTAGATGACCTGCCCGGGGATCTCGACGCCACGCCAGCCCCCGTCCGTCCAGACGAAGGCGTCCGGGTCGACCACCTGCGAGGGCCCGTGCGGCCCGTCGGGCTGGTACCTCGACGCCGGGTCGGGGTAGGTCGCGGAGTCGTCGAGCCGGTACTTGTACAGCGTGCCCGGCCCCGCCTCCGGGACGATCCCGGAGAAGTAGCCGTCGGGCTCGGCCTCCAGCGGGACCACCTCCCCTTCGATGTCCTCCCGCCACGAGGGGCCCGGCTGGTGGACGACCGACACGCTCCGCCGCTTGGGGGCCCAGACGCGGAACGACGTGCCTCCCCCGTGCAGCAGGTCCGCGCCGACCGGCAACGCCCGCGTGCCGCGCCCGTTGGCCGCCACGCCGTTCCCGGTCCCGGCCTCGTGTTCCTCGACCTGAAGTTCCATTCCGAGTCCCCGGCTCCTGACAACGTGGATGATTCGTGATGGCCGTGCCCGGGGGCGGGCCCCGCCCCCGATGCCCGTCGCCGCGACGCCGCTCGGGGAGGCGAGGGTCCGCGTCGGTGGCGCCGGGCCCATCGCCGTCGGACGAGCGGGCATCGGGGCCGATGAGCGCCCCGATCGACGGCCGTCCCGGGCGACCGCCCGACGGATTGGCGGCGGGAAATCCAACCATCCTCCCGCCCGGGCCGGCCTTGCCTGCCCTGTGCACCCGCCCGAAGCCGCAAAAGCGGGACCACATCCCCCATGAATTCCCATCAATGATGTGACATGCCATCGGCACGGGCCAATCCCGACGGCCGCCTCCGGTTTGCCGCCGCGGCCCGTCGGGATCGTCGGCAAACGCCGAGGCGACGCCGCGCCGGCCGCGAAGGGAACCCGGTTTGCACGCCGCGACCCCGGCGCAGCACGGCCGAGGTCCCCGGCCTGCCACAGCCCGCCCCCCTGCCGAGGACTGCCGATGATCTTCCGCGTCGACAGGCTGCTGACCCAGCACCCCGTCCCCAGCAACCCCTCCGCCGACGCGTCGGCCGCCGTGGCCCCGCGGACGGGCGGGCCCTCGGGCGCCCGCGACGGCCTCCGCCGGATGGTCGACCGGCTCGCCCGCCGGGGGGGATGGCCGACGGCCCGAGCGGGGCCGAGCGGCGACCGGCCATCCACGAGGCGGGCGGCGACCTTGGCGAGGTCTTCCTCCGTTGCCTCGC from Aquisphaera giovannonii includes these protein-coding regions:
- a CDS encoding TIGR03885 family FMN-dependent LLM class oxidoreductase — translated: MARIGFHASHELFPPGELLRRARDAERLGFDGAMCSDHFHPWTESQGESGFTWSWLGAAMQATGLTFGTVCAPGQRYHPAIVAQASATLASMFPGRFWVALGTGQYLNEHIDGAPWPAKPERQARLLEAVKVIRALWAGETVDHDTPWFKVRGAKLYTRPERPPRIMGAAITEETAEWVGGWADGLITVGKEPADLRKIVAAFRRGGGASKPMALQAAVSYAEDESQALSEALRRWPVATVDLAKNQDLAAPADFDRETAGATVDDIRDKLRISADLDRHVEWLKGDIEAGFDEIYLHHVGPAPDAFLQAFSERVLPRCRG
- a CDS encoding IS110 family RNA-guided transposase, with protein sequence MEPATPEVFVGIDVSKARLDVAIGDEPPFAVDNDPAGHAALAGRLAPRRPRRVVMEATGGLEAAAAAALAAAGLPVMVVNPRQARDFAKAMGYLAKTDAIDAKALAHFAAAIKAEPRPLPDEAARGLDALLDRRRQLVGMRTMEENRKATARGRVLRDLEAHLRWLGEHIEEIDRELDERIRSSPAWRERDDLLRGIPGVGPVLSRTLLAGLPELGTISRRRAAALAGLAPLADDSGRRSGPRRIAGGRGQVRAVLYMAALSARRFNPALRALADRLEAAGKRPKVILVAVARKLLVIANAILKAGKPWDPEIAAKLAQNT
- the treZ gene encoding malto-oligosyltrehalose trehalohydrolase, with translation MELQVEEHEAGTGNGVAANGRGTRALPVGADLLHGGGTSFRVWAPKRRSVSVVHQPGPSWREDIEGEVVPLEAEPDGYFSGIVPEAGPGTLYKYRLDDSATYPDPASRYQPDGPHGPSQVVDPDAFVWTDGGWRGVEIPGQVIYELHIGTFTRDGTWKSAIAELPALKELGITCLEVMPVAEFPGRFGWGYDGVDLFAPYHVYGTPDDFRRFVDEAHRLGLAVLLDVVYNHLGPDGAYHREFSDDYYHRVREKTEWGDSLNFDGEGSGPVREFFIANAGYWIREFHLDGLRLDATQAIHDESDDHFLAAMARHARKMAGDRPILLIAEDDSQETVRVRPPSEGGYGLDAQWNDDFHHSAMVALTGRSEAYYSDYQGSPQEFISAIKWGFLFQGQYFRWLGRARGSSTYGLPAWSFVTFLENHDQVSNSARGDRLYSLTSPAQYKAMAAAWLLAPGTPMFFQGQEFGATNPFLYFADHVDDLASKVQQGRIEFLSTFRSIANPDFQEYLPNPAAIETFVGSKLDFSERARHPGLLALHRDLLRLRREDPIFRTQRADRIFGAVIGPDAYLLRYFGEKDDCRLVLTNLGRDIFPNPASEPLMAPPKGRRWEILWYSEHPQYGGCGAPPFESETEWRMPGRATVVLKPVPLEGP
- a CDS encoding carboxypeptidase-like regulatory domain-containing protein, whose amino-acid sequence is MLAHVISLAMLMFLPIAEDDLIPFTVTVVNERTGEPVRSFRYQMWYEPRRQGSRDADGWTQVESPDGILQLRLPRPCRLNLEVEAADFVGGHPELERMLLRSDDRERGLVVRLRPGIVVRGVVRDAETKAPIAGAKVAPLKLHGKEIWWPDEDRQVTTDAAGRYEVRGVDPEHGVAASHPDYASDVDFSKVRKVDNIQDVFLKREPGAALTITVVDSTGKRLEGMAFDYGAKSEGVSGHDGVLRVKGSEVSYGRLRKAGIIDKHLTPESLEDARRRGGLEVVMEPTIALTGRVVGPDGRPVAAYTIAAGPGVREADEDMDRRDIRGDDGRFRLDLAKEGRSWICVVAPGFAPWEGWTDLRRGGPPVEITLSRGVAVSGRLDVPEGLRGRVRATLTLRHDDANVGGDIVAWAAEDLEARAARLGPDGSLRFEDVRPDRYWLIVDVQDMLRTSLLIDVPAEGIDMGALPIRIPVATGRIEGRVWHPKGEGGAPWAFGDGYVGDYSPEVCETIDLDPRGEDHLHSIPFLSDEDGRFRVDRVPVGLNAVSFLYLTGDVQLAYTWYALVAEGQTTRVLAFAPDARRPFTLAPAIGDGSASQFVSGTGLDASRRAEDFASISGTFAALSNRSVRAREPVFWVELMPLSNAPLSFAFPGWVDLDAEGKVVLPDVAPGTYRLRVRDWHDFKGREGLPLFDASVVVPPGGRGEVRIPLGGGCIKGKVPSPRGISDWPVEVTAVAAENRGASRQARCDGKGNFCIRYLPPGAYTLFIRDPTSGRFARVEDVQVRDNAVDIGERQLEPGAILRGGIRFERPTPVPDEVVATGPRGVVARRAFRDDEGCDRVDLAGLWPGRWVVSARSRGEAVATAEVEVKGTGPHEVDLVARGKAEP
- a CDS encoding leucine-rich repeat domain-containing protein, with the protein product MTPTSSRRLAPALALLAAGLLTPTFGPGPALAQDKKPEAKKAEEKKPAPKPDDKKPDAKKAEEKKPEAKKPDDKKPAPKPEEKKPEAKPAPAPAPAPAPAEDPAKLKAQVAALQAEVAQLKLKVASLELEKLGASVNVDKGKDGKDIATVNILKKWSGDKDALQLLKNVPNLQVVYIDNGQVNDAALAPLKDVPSLSALTIMSPQVTDAGLDTVKNLGGLTMLFLTSSKVGDKGLAQLKGLKNLQVLALSRTEVTDAGLDALKDIKSLKSVYLIGTKVTPPAIEKLKQAVPGVAVYK